One Salinimonas marina DNA segment encodes these proteins:
- a CDS encoding pyridoxal phosphate-dependent aminotransferase, producing the protein MKPVARSHKLDNVCYDIRGPIAAQARKMEDEGHRILKLNIGNPAPFGFEAPDDIVKDVIHNLPTSQGYSDSTGIYGARVAVMQYYQQMEVKNLRISDVFIGNGVSEMIMMSMQALLNNGDEVLLPAPDYPLWTAAVSLSSGTPVHYRCDEQADWFPDLDDIKSKITSRTRAIVLINPNNPTGAVYSKALLEDIVALAQEHGLVIFSDEIYDKILYDGHQHTCIASLTDDVFVVTLSGLSKNYRVAGFRAGWLVVSGNKRIAADYIEGLNILSSMRMCANVPCQTAIQTALGGYQSIQNLVNEGGRLRQQRDITYDMLNQIEGVHCVKPKGAMYCFARVEAARFNISNDEKMIFDLLNSEKILLVHGRAFNLNEGIYFRLVFLPHTDILKPALSKINNFFSRYQQVQ; encoded by the coding sequence ATGAAGCCAGTAGCTCGTTCGCACAAACTTGATAATGTCTGCTATGACATTCGCGGGCCGATTGCCGCCCAGGCCCGCAAGATGGAAGATGAGGGCCACCGCATTCTAAAACTGAATATTGGCAATCCGGCTCCCTTCGGATTTGAGGCGCCAGACGATATTGTCAAAGATGTTATTCATAACCTGCCCACCTCCCAGGGCTATTCAGACTCCACCGGTATCTATGGCGCCCGGGTGGCGGTGATGCAATATTACCAGCAGATGGAGGTCAAAAACCTGCGTATCAGTGATGTTTTCATCGGTAATGGCGTCAGCGAAATGATTATGATGTCGATGCAGGCGTTACTGAATAACGGTGACGAGGTATTGTTGCCCGCGCCGGATTACCCGCTTTGGACCGCCGCAGTGAGCTTGTCCTCAGGAACACCGGTGCATTATCGTTGTGATGAACAGGCTGACTGGTTTCCTGACCTGGACGATATCAAAAGCAAAATAACCTCCCGTACCCGGGCCATTGTCCTTATTAACCCCAACAACCCTACCGGTGCGGTGTACAGTAAGGCGTTGCTTGAAGACATTGTGGCGTTGGCACAGGAACATGGGCTGGTGATATTTTCTGATGAGATCTATGACAAAATTTTGTATGACGGTCATCAACATACCTGTATTGCTTCATTAACCGACGATGTCTTTGTCGTTACCCTTAGCGGTCTGTCGAAAAATTATCGGGTGGCCGGATTTCGGGCTGGGTGGCTGGTGGTAAGCGGCAACAAACGCATCGCGGCGGATTACATCGAAGGGCTCAATATTTTATCGTCGATGCGCATGTGTGCCAATGTACCCTGTCAGACCGCGATCCAAACCGCGCTGGGCGGGTATCAAAGCATTCAGAATCTGGTTAATGAGGGCGGACGATTACGTCAGCAGCGCGACATCACCTACGACATGTTAAATCAGATTGAAGGTGTTCATTGTGTGAAGCCCAAAGGGGCAATGTATTGTTTTGCCCGGGTCGAGGCCGCCAGGTTTAATATCAGTAATGACGAAAAAATGATTTTTGATTTGCTGAACAGCGAAAAAATACTGCTGGTACATGGCCGCGCGTTTAACCTTAACGAAGGCATTTATTTCCGACTGGTGTTTTTGCCGCATACCGACATACTGAAACCAGCACTGTCTAAAATTAATAACTTTTTTTCCCGTTACCAGCAGGTTCAATAA
- the yfbR gene encoding 5'-deoxynucleotidase, giving the protein MTQQSHFFAHLARMKLINRWPLMHNVRTENVQEHSLQVAMVAHALALIRNRFFNGTVNADRIATIALFHDVSEVITGDLPTPVKYFNSTIANEYKKIEKIAEQKLIGMAPEAFTEDYARLIDGHKHSEDEAFIVKAADVLCAYLKTLEELNAGNQEFKLAKNRLDTLLKQYQSPEVDYFIEKYVPSFSLSLDEITQDEQSEA; this is encoded by the coding sequence ATGACGCAGCAAAGTCACTTTTTTGCCCATCTGGCCCGCATGAAGCTCATCAATCGCTGGCCGCTGATGCATAATGTTCGTACCGAAAATGTTCAGGAACATTCTTTACAGGTGGCGATGGTCGCCCATGCTCTGGCCCTGATTCGTAATCGTTTTTTCAATGGCACCGTCAATGCCGATCGCATTGCCACCATTGCCCTTTTTCACGATGTCTCAGAAGTCATCACCGGCGATTTGCCGACCCCGGTAAAGTATTTCAACAGCACCATTGCCAATGAGTACAAAAAAATAGAAAAAATTGCTGAGCAAAAGCTGATCGGGATGGCTCCCGAAGCCTTTACCGAAGATTACGCCCGGCTAATCGATGGTCATAAACACAGCGAAGACGAAGCATTTATTGTCAAGGCTGCCGATGTCCTGTGTGCCTATCTTAAGACGCTGGAGGAGCTCAATGCCGGTAATCAGGAATTTAAGCTGGCTAAAAACCGGCTGGATACGCTGTTAAAGCAGTATCAGTCGCCCGAGGTAGATTATTTTATTGAAAAATATGTACCCAGCTTTTCACTCAGTCTGGATGAAATTACTCAGGACGAGCAGTCTGAAGCCTAA
- a CDS encoding anti-phage deoxyguanosine triphosphatase translates to MSQTTPSNFPWEQRRLPRTVPRDGDHRDSFQRDKARVLHSAAFRRLQAKTQVLGVGLSDFYRTRLTHSLEAAQIGSGITAQLQSKYPELTAALNLDPNLIETLCLAHDIGHPPFGHGGEVALHYMMHNDGGYEGNGQTFRIVTQLEPYTAHHGMNLCRRSILGLIKYPNFIDTLTNPAVYGPTDGALRGIKASQWHPPKGLFRCDAEMFDWLLEPLTHSDRDAFMQFANPAQAHRRTRFKSFDCTIMELADDIAYGIHDLEDAIVMDMVNKDRFMAQVVKPLGELEVPGLSENIATLAAKLFSEHQYERKNAIGALVNVFITAIRIDETEYFELELLRYQARLPRSFELALGLFKQFVYQQVICQSQVQVLEYRGQQIIMALFEAYSSDPQRLLPENTRKRWQQAEQQNNGQRIIADYISGMTDEFASRHYSTLFVPKHGGYKRDQMKVV, encoded by the coding sequence ATGAGTCAGACGACACCATCTAATTTTCCCTGGGAGCAGCGCCGGTTGCCCCGCACTGTCCCGCGGGACGGCGACCACCGCGACAGTTTTCAGCGTGATAAAGCACGGGTATTGCATTCCGCGGCATTTCGCCGGCTACAGGCAAAAACCCAGGTACTCGGGGTCGGGCTGAGCGACTTTTACCGCACCCGGCTCACCCATTCCCTGGAAGCCGCCCAAATTGGTTCGGGCATCACCGCCCAGTTGCAGTCAAAATACCCCGAGCTGACCGCGGCGCTGAATCTCGACCCGAACCTGATTGAAACCTTGTGTCTGGCCCATGACATAGGTCATCCCCCGTTTGGTCATGGGGGTGAAGTTGCCCTGCATTACATGATGCACAATGATGGCGGTTACGAAGGCAATGGCCAGACCTTTCGAATCGTGACCCAACTTGAGCCTTACACCGCCCACCATGGCATGAATTTATGCCGCCGCAGTATTTTAGGACTCATCAAATACCCTAATTTTATCGATACCCTGACCAACCCGGCCGTGTATGGTCCTACCGATGGTGCCTTACGTGGTATTAAAGCCTCACAATGGCATCCTCCCAAGGGGCTGTTTCGGTGTGACGCTGAGATGTTTGACTGGCTTCTGGAGCCGCTCACCCATAGCGATCGTGACGCATTTATGCAGTTTGCAAATCCGGCGCAAGCTCACCGCCGTACACGCTTCAAATCGTTTGACTGTACAATTATGGAGCTGGCCGATGATATTGCTTATGGTATTCATGATTTAGAAGACGCAATTGTCATGGACATGGTTAACAAAGACCGGTTTATGGCGCAGGTGGTTAAGCCCCTTGGTGAACTGGAGGTGCCCGGGCTGTCTGAAAACATTGCAACACTGGCAGCAAAACTGTTCAGCGAACATCAATATGAACGCAAAAATGCCATCGGGGCGCTGGTGAATGTGTTTATCACAGCGATCCGCATTGATGAAACAGAGTACTTCGAGCTGGAGTTACTCCGCTACCAGGCCCGTCTGCCCCGCAGCTTCGAACTGGCCCTGGGCCTGTTTAAACAGTTTGTTTACCAGCAGGTTATTTGTCAGTCCCAGGTGCAGGTACTCGAATACCGCGGCCAGCAAATTATAATGGCATTGTTTGAAGCCTACAGCAGTGATCCGCAAAGATTATTACCGGAAAATACCCGCAAACGCTGGCAGCAGGCTGAACAGCAAAACAATGGTCAGCGCATCATTGCCGATTACATTTCGGGCATGACCGATGAGTTTGCCTCCCGGCATTATTCCACCCTGTTTGTGCCAAAACACGGGGGGTATAAGCGCGACCAGATGAAAGTTGTGTAA
- the msrP gene encoding protein-methionine-sulfoxide reductase catalytic subunit MsrP — MPKPFKPSVHLTDNDVTDERIYKDRRRLLKSMGFVGASALLSGPARGIGWFDDDDKAPFNGKPLDFSKKPEFSTNATQTPYEKVSSFNNFYEFGTDKDDPSKYADKLTYDPWQLKIDGLVEKPITLDYNDLLNTFALEERIYRLRCVEAWSMVIPWTGFELAKLLKQAKPLSKAKYVAFETLYRPDEMRGQRSRFVGGGVEYPYVEGLRLDEAMHPLTLMSVGLYGKTLPPQNGAPIRLVVPWKYGFKSIKSVVRITLTDKEPPTTWNRLAANEYGFYANVNPEVDHPRWSQASERRIDTGGLFARNRIDTKMFNGYQEVAPLYQDMNLSRFY, encoded by the coding sequence ATGCCAAAGCCGTTTAAGCCCTCTGTGCATCTTACCGATAATGATGTGACTGATGAGCGTATCTACAAAGACCGTCGGCGTTTACTAAAATCGATGGGATTTGTCGGCGCCAGCGCGTTATTGTCAGGCCCGGCTCGCGGTATCGGTTGGTTCGATGATGACGACAAGGCGCCTTTCAACGGTAAGCCGCTGGATTTTTCAAAAAAACCTGAATTTAGCACCAACGCTACCCAGACGCCTTATGAAAAAGTTTCCAGCTTCAATAACTTCTACGAATTTGGCACCGACAAAGACGATCCGTCCAAATATGCCGACAAGTTAACCTATGATCCCTGGCAGTTAAAGATTGATGGACTGGTTGAAAAACCCATCACTCTGGATTATAACGATCTGCTGAATACCTTTGCCCTTGAAGAGCGCATCTACCGCCTGCGTTGTGTGGAAGCCTGGTCCATGGTCATTCCCTGGACCGGCTTTGAACTGGCCAAATTATTAAAGCAGGCTAAGCCTTTATCTAAGGCTAAGTATGTTGCCTTCGAAACCTTGTACCGGCCTGATGAGATGCGTGGCCAGCGCAGCCGGTTTGTGGGCGGCGGGGTTGAATACCCCTATGTCGAAGGATTACGACTGGATGAAGCCATGCATCCATTAACGCTTATGTCGGTGGGATTGTACGGTAAAACCTTGCCCCCTCAAAATGGGGCGCCAATCCGGCTGGTGGTGCCCTGGAAGTATGGCTTTAAAAGCATCAAATCGGTGGTACGGATCACCCTGACCGACAAAGAACCGCCTACGACCTGGAATCGGCTGGCTGCAAATGAATACGGGTTTTACGCCAATGTGAACCCCGAGGTTGACCACCCTCGCTGGAGTCAGGCCAGTGAACGGCGCATTGATACCGGTGGATTGTTTGCCCGCAACCGGATCGATACCAAAATGTTTAATGGTTACCAAGAAGTCGCGCCGTTATACCAAGATATGAACCTGTCGCGCTTCTATTAA
- a CDS encoding protein-methionine-sulfoxide reductase heme-binding subunit MsrQ, with translation MRRLLARPARLTRAQILTGKTLVHLILAGLLTFQFFLGASNQLGADPVEALINFTGLNAVHLLFITLLVSPAARHLPCGDIMRYRRLLGIYTFVYALSHLLVYILFELQQDWSLLASEITERPYIIVGLCALLILTALTVTSFESLRKKMGRRWQSLHNLIYICMPLVLLHYSWSQKTIIAEPLVYWALAALVLLPRKDKIRSWFAFSKTRRR, from the coding sequence ATGCGTCGTCTTTTAGCACGCCCGGCGCGTCTGACCCGGGCTCAAATACTTACCGGGAAAACCCTGGTCCATCTTATCTTAGCCGGTTTGCTGACCTTTCAGTTTTTTCTGGGGGCCTCTAATCAGTTAGGCGCAGATCCGGTAGAAGCACTGATCAATTTTACCGGCCTCAATGCGGTCCATTTATTGTTTATAACCTTGCTGGTTTCGCCCGCGGCTCGCCATCTGCCGTGTGGTGATATTATGCGATACCGGCGCTTGCTGGGTATCTACACCTTTGTCTATGCGCTGTCACATTTACTCGTTTATATCCTGTTTGAATTACAGCAAGACTGGTCGCTGCTGGCCAGTGAAATTACCGAGCGTCCCTATATTATTGTCGGGCTTTGCGCATTACTGATCCTCACCGCCCTCACCGTCACTTCTTTTGAGTCACTGCGTAAAAAAATGGGTCGGCGCTGGCAGTCTCTGCACAATTTAATCTATATCTGCATGCCGCTGGTGCTGTTGCATTACAGCTGGTCACAAAAAACCATTATTGCAGAGCCCCTGGTTTATTGGGCTTTGGCGGCACTGGTGCTGTTACCACGCAAAGACAAAATACGTAGCTGGTTTGCTTTTAGCAAAACCCGCCGACGCTAA
- a CDS encoding MFS transporter, which translates to MKHAQPTAHPPSEQQGYSLRIVTFWLAFGTFVIGCSEFAAMGLLPYFAADFDISEEVAGHAISAYALGVVVGAPLITLFFSRLARRTMLISMMIFYAVGNLLTALAWSDWAMNAARFIAGLPHGAYFGIAMLFAADIAGKNKRAQAVSNVIMGLAIANIIGVPAISGIGQLFGWRTGFFLISAFALVTSLMVWKTAPFRGANPNAKPMTELQALKNKDVLLVLLMGAIGFGGMFSVYSYFSASYLNTTSAPEWGISVTLLIYGIGVTLGNIIAGRYSEGRLLRSAILFQILLGLSAAAYAASMGNAYLMTISLFFIGIGGGMVVPLQTRLMDVAGDAQTLAGAMNHAAFNTANALGPWLAGMALSAGYGYASTGWVGMALAGGGVLVWIVIVLGQSAKQSQPVEQGAG; encoded by the coding sequence ATGAAGCATGCACAACCCACTGCTCACCCGCCTTCTGAGCAGCAAGGCTATTCGTTACGCATCGTCACCTTCTGGCTGGCGTTTGGTACCTTTGTGATCGGCTGTAGCGAATTCGCGGCAATGGGTTTATTGCCCTATTTTGCTGCCGATTTTGATATCTCCGAAGAAGTGGCCGGACACGCTATCAGCGCCTATGCGCTGGGTGTGGTGGTTGGCGCTCCGCTTATTACTTTGTTTTTTTCCCGGCTGGCCCGTCGCACCATGCTTATCTCGATGATGATCTTTTATGCTGTGGGAAATTTGCTTACTGCGCTGGCCTGGTCAGACTGGGCAATGAATGCAGCGCGCTTTATTGCCGGTTTGCCACATGGTGCTTATTTTGGAATTGCGATGTTGTTTGCCGCCGATATCGCTGGTAAAAACAAACGCGCCCAGGCGGTCAGTAATGTCATCATGGGGCTGGCAATTGCAAACATTATTGGTGTGCCTGCTATCAGCGGCATTGGCCAGCTGTTTGGCTGGCGGACCGGATTCTTTTTAATCTCGGCGTTTGCGCTGGTGACCTCACTTATGGTTTGGAAAACGGCACCCTTTAGAGGGGCAAACCCGAATGCGAAACCCATGACCGAGCTACAGGCGTTGAAAAACAAAGATGTGCTGCTGGTGTTACTGATGGGGGCGATAGGATTTGGCGGTATGTTTTCAGTCTATTCTTATTTCAGCGCATCTTACCTGAATACCACCTCTGCCCCGGAATGGGGAATTTCAGTAACCTTACTGATTTATGGCATTGGCGTAACCCTGGGTAATATTATTGCCGGCCGTTATTCAGAAGGCCGGTTGCTGCGCAGCGCCATTTTGTTTCAAATCTTGCTGGGGCTGTCGGCGGCCGCGTACGCAGCGTCAATGGGCAATGCCTATTTAATGACGATTTCCCTGTTTTTCATTGGTATCGGGGGCGGCATGGTGGTGCCCTTACAGACCCGCTTGATGGATGTGGCCGGTGATGCGCAAACCCTGGCTGGCGCTATGAACCATGCGGCATTTAATACAGCTAATGCGCTGGGGCCATGGCTGGCTGGCATGGCCTTATCAGCCGGTTATGGCTATGCTTCCACCGGCTGGGTAGGCATGGCGCTAGCCGGTGGCGGTGTGCTGGTCTGGATTGTGATTGTGCTTGGGCAGTCCGCTAAACAAAGCCAGCCGGTAGAGCAAGGTGCCGGCTAG
- a CDS encoding LysE family translocator gives MQLWLGEKLWLDGWHNGYRGVAGALKPPGIWVFKPVIIRPHNQAQTNSISAAYAQCISWIGGWHRVVTGFTRAGSYRAGRGARNLPDLEWVALLCGQPVRAMIAAGMGLAVLFATFAGLKLAFQIAGGLFMVYVAWELSSAPASSNNVREAAKHAPSLVNGLTLSVLNPKAYIAFMATFSQFMLPFSSASMSLALTGFLCLLLVVVIDFVGLSCGRLIAPSYRAILSRWYCKKPAMGGLYVFGLA, from the coding sequence ATGCAGTTATGGCTGGGAGAGAAACTGTGGTTGGATGGCTGGCACAATGGGTACAGGGGGGTGGCCGGCGCGTTGAAGCCACCAGGCATTTGGGTTTTTAAGCCCGTTATAATCAGGCCTCATAATCAGGCGCAGACAAACAGTATCAGCGCGGCGTATGCACAGTGCATTAGTTGGATTGGTGGTTGGCACCGTGTTGTTACCGGGTTCACCCGGGCCGGTTCCTATCGCGCTGGCCGCGGTGCGCGCAACTTACCGGATCTGGAGTGGGTTGCCCTGTTATGTGGGCAGCCTGTCCGGGCTATGATAGCGGCTGGCATGGGATTGGCGGTGCTGTTTGCTACCTTTGCCGGCCTGAAACTGGCCTTTCAGATCGCCGGTGGCCTGTTTATGGTGTATGTTGCCTGGGAATTATCCAGTGCTCCGGCGTCGTCGAATAATGTCCGCGAAGCAGCAAAACATGCCCCCTCGTTGGTGAACGGGCTTACCCTGAGTGTGCTAAATCCCAAAGCCTATATTGCGTTTATGGCCACTTTTTCTCAGTTTATGCTGCCATTCTCATCAGCCTCAATGTCACTGGCGCTTACCGGTTTCCTTTGTCTGCTTCTGGTTGTGGTGATTGATTTTGTGGGGTTAAGCTGTGGCAGGCTTATCGCGCCATCTTATCGCGCCATCTTATCGCGCTGGTACTGCAAAAAACCGGCTATGGGCGGCTTATACGTATTCGGTTTAGCGTAG
- a CDS encoding HPP family protein, translating to MSLRQYLGIHQNRVSATEIAVATVSGGLGIGLVVLSAMLFKAQWPLLINSAVLIPIAATAVLVFAVPHGALSQPWPVIAGNTLSAVVGVLCYSVFSDSLVSMALALGVSVLIMNLCRCLHPPGGATALSAVAGGDVITASGFEFVLFPVLFCSVTIVVMAVLLNLPFRWRWYPAHWFHINKKLEKVPARERGTELTSEDFLLAVQQHNSFIDITEDSWVELLEQAKLNAESNLQHPEHVRRNAFYSNGKLGKQWQIRQVVQLRSSRESADSGKHAIEQVVYRVLENNQPGPEHTQSVPEFLQWARFEVVFEDNCWKKAHQ from the coding sequence TTGTCGCTCAGACAGTATTTAGGGATACATCAAAACAGAGTTTCAGCAACAGAAATAGCGGTAGCGACCGTTTCTGGCGGGTTGGGTATTGGTCTGGTGGTATTGTCAGCCATGCTGTTTAAGGCCCAGTGGCCCTTACTCATTAATAGCGCAGTACTTATCCCTATCGCCGCTACCGCGGTGCTGGTTTTTGCCGTTCCCCACGGCGCGTTATCTCAGCCCTGGCCGGTGATAGCCGGTAATACCTTAAGCGCCGTGGTGGGGGTACTGTGTTACTCCGTTTTCAGTGATAGTCTGGTTAGTATGGCGCTGGCCCTGGGTGTGTCAGTGCTGATTATGAATCTGTGCCGTTGTCTGCATCCGCCCGGTGGCGCCACTGCGTTAAGTGCGGTGGCGGGCGGCGATGTCATTACCGCCTCTGGCTTTGAGTTTGTGCTGTTCCCTGTGCTGTTTTGTTCGGTCACAATTGTGGTGATGGCGGTGCTGTTAAACCTGCCTTTTAGATGGCGCTGGTACCCGGCGCATTGGTTTCATATCAACAAAAAGCTCGAAAAAGTTCCTGCCAGGGAACGCGGAACCGAGCTTACCTCAGAAGATTTCTTACTGGCTGTGCAGCAACATAATTCGTTTATCGATATTACCGAAGACAGCTGGGTCGAACTGCTGGAACAAGCCAAGTTAAATGCTGAAAGTAATTTGCAACACCCTGAACATGTCCGAAGAAACGCGTTTTACAGCAATGGTAAACTAGGAAAACAATGGCAAATCCGGCAGGTGGTGCAACTTCGCTCCTCCCGCGAGAGCGCTGACTCTGGCAAGCACGCCATTGAGCAGGTGGTCTATCGGGTCCTGGAAAATAATCAGCCAGGGCCAGAGCACACACAATCTGTTCCGGAATTTTTGCAATGGGCCCGCTTTGAGGTCGTTTTCGAAGATAACTGTTGGAAAAAAGCGCATCAGTAA
- a CDS encoding SOUL family heme-binding protein: MKKLLPVLVLILMSGCSLVGKNDVKTVPYTIVKASKDKDIELREYPQMVLVSTSMVNDEQGAAFKRLFNYISGANNKASNIEMTAPVLMSTQQEQNNKPPQRQQIEMTAPVLMHGENKKSMMSFVMPRGFTRQSTPEPTNPEVWVDEITNLKVAAITFSGTLSEDNKLQYTRQLKEWLSEQDVQIQGDAFTAAYNGPFTLPAFRRNEILIEVK, encoded by the coding sequence ATGAAAAAACTATTACCCGTATTAGTGCTTATCTTAATGTCCGGATGTTCACTGGTGGGAAAAAATGATGTGAAAACCGTTCCTTACACCATCGTAAAAGCCAGCAAAGACAAAGATATTGAGCTGCGCGAATACCCACAGATGGTGTTGGTATCAACGTCGATGGTAAATGACGAGCAAGGCGCAGCTTTTAAACGGCTATTCAATTATATTTCTGGTGCTAACAACAAAGCATCAAACATTGAGATGACCGCACCGGTGCTGATGAGTACGCAGCAAGAGCAGAATAATAAGCCGCCCCAAAGACAGCAAATCGAAATGACCGCGCCGGTGTTGATGCATGGCGAAAATAAAAAATCCATGATGTCGTTTGTCATGCCCCGGGGGTTTACCCGCCAGTCAACCCCCGAACCGACAAACCCGGAGGTTTGGGTAGACGAGATCACCAATCTCAAAGTTGCTGCGATTACCTTTAGCGGCACCCTTAGTGAAGACAACAAACTGCAGTACACCAGGCAATTGAAAGAGTGGCTATCAGAACAGGATGTGCAAATCCAGGGTGACGCATTTACCGCGGCCTATAATGGTCCTTTTACCCTGCCGGCGTTTCGGCGCAATGAGATTTTGATAGAAGTAAAATAA
- a CDS encoding CPBP family intramembrane glutamic endopeptidase, whose amino-acid sequence MKAAFFDFFNIPKPEFTEILADNLSSSAVAAFFTISATCVIGPIFEEIVFRGILYKRIVQSRVGPLGAIVLPSIIFSLAHLQYSEPLIFIFIFISGCLLSWIRHITGNLWYSIALHCFWNSLVFIDIAYFD is encoded by the coding sequence TTGAAAGCGGCTTTTTTTGATTTTTTTAATATCCCGAAGCCAGAATTTACCGAAATCCTCGCAGATAACTTATCTTCTTCTGCTGTAGCAGCTTTTTTTACCATTAGCGCAACATGTGTAATTGGACCTATTTTTGAAGAAATCGTTTTCAGGGGGATTTTATATAAAAGAATTGTACAGTCCAGAGTCGGTCCACTGGGTGCTATCGTTCTGCCCAGTATCATTTTTTCATTGGCCCATCTACAATACAGTGAACCATTGATTTTTATCTTCATTTTTATCAGCGGCTGTCTATTAAGCTGGATACGACATATCACAGGCAATTTGTGGTACAGCATTGCCCTGCATTGTTTCTGGAATTCTCTTGTATTCATAGACATCGCCTACTTTGACTAG
- a CDS encoding YchJ family protein: MRCYCCSSLLYADCCEPIVDKHEAASTAEALMRSRFTAYCLQKYQYIVDTYSADERAGLIAEDIAKSAADTRWFALNINETNTAAQTVEFSAFFFEKNKTGKLHETSEFVLENNQWRYRSGTIHNDSGMMKIGRNDPCPCLSNKKFKQCCAQTK, translated from the coding sequence ATGCGTTGTTATTGTTGTAGTTCCTTGTTGTACGCCGATTGTTGTGAACCCATCGTCGATAAACACGAAGCTGCCTCCACGGCTGAAGCACTCATGCGCTCACGGTTTACCGCGTATTGTCTGCAAAAGTATCAGTACATTGTCGATACCTACAGTGCAGATGAGCGAGCCGGGCTTATTGCCGAAGATATTGCAAAAAGTGCCGCAGATACTCGATGGTTTGCGTTAAACATCAATGAGACAAATACGGCAGCCCAAACCGTGGAATTTAGCGCTTTTTTCTTCGAAAAAAATAAAACCGGTAAGCTTCATGAAACTTCCGAATTTGTTTTAGAAAATAACCAATGGCGATATAGGAGCGGTACCATTCATAATGATAGCGGTATGATGAAAATTGGCCGTAATGATCCTTGCCCTTGTTTGAGTAACAAGAAATTTAAGCAGTGTTGTGCACAAACCAAATAG